From the Xenopus laevis strain J_2021 chromosome 7L, Xenopus_laevis_v10.1, whole genome shotgun sequence genome, the window ATCAGTCAAAAGTTTTACCTGGTCTGTAGGCAAAATTAACGTAGCATTTGGGGAGGAGGTCAACTAATTTGTAACATATAATGTAGTTTAGGGaggttgccttgtcctttaaacaaccAGAAATAAAGTATGTAGCCATATATTAAGGATACaaaaatatcatatatttttttacttatttatgtaaAGGGCCTGACAGTCAGAAAAACGGATTGACGTGCCCAACATGTGAATATAACGGTTTTGATTGTATTTCCAATGAGAACATTGAGTGCGTGGGGGAGGAGATCAAATGTATTAAGCAATCAACGATATTTATAGGTAATGCTCCATTTATTTTAATACGTATAAAGCCCTGTTATTgaagttttttgttttcttttccctgGATGATGATTTTAATTGCCTACATGACATTGTCAACCAGTGAGCATGCGCAGTTCTAAAAAATGTACGTAAGTGCTCTGGAGAATTGCTGTAAGTTTGACCTAGTGCTTCCATATAGGTGTTGTCAACTCCATAATGTAGTTTAGACCAAACACTAGCCAATGTGTGTATCTAACAGCTGGTCAACTCTAGACTGTAGGTGAGACCAAGCTCTGGCATATGGGTGTTTCTAGCAGATGGTCAACTCTGAAATGTAGGTTGGACAAGCACTGGCATGTGGGTACTTCTAGCAGCTAGTCAACTCTAGAATGTAGCTTAGACCAACCACTAGCATATGTGTGTTTCTAACAGCTGGTCAACTCTAGGTGAGACCAAGCTATGCCATATGGCTGTTTCCAGCAGCTGGCCAACTCTAGAATATAGGTTAGACAAGCCCTGGCATATGGGCTTCTAGGAGTTGGTCAGCTCTAGAATGTAGATTAGACTGAGCACTAGCATATGGGTATTTCCAGCAGCTATTCAACTTCTGAATGTATCTTAGACCATGCATTAGCATAAGTGTGTTTCTATCAGCTGGTCAATTCTAGAATGTAGATGAGACCAATCTCTGGTTTATGGGTGCTTCTAgtagctggtcaactccagaatatATCTTAGACCAAGCCCTAGCATGttctaactgtttttttttttctaatctgtcAACTCCAGACTTTACAATGTAGGTTATTTAATCTCTggcatataggggtatatttatcaaagagtgaagttaatagtgaagttccgccactagagtgaaattccaccactctccattcatttctatgggatttttataggcgtatttatcaaagggtgaactttcactttcacccattgataaatacgcctttcaaaatcccatagaaatgaattgagagctgcggaatttcactctagtggcggaacttcactctttgataaatttaccccatagccTGGTCAACTCTAAAAAGTAGGTTAGACCAACTGCTGACATATGGGTGTTTCTATCAGCTGGCCAGCTCTAGAATGTAGGTAAGACCAGTAATACAATCAAAACAGCTTCATGTATGTTACACCAGAAAGGCACATAAAACAGTGGAAGGGGTGCATGACATCATAGATAGGTCAACAACACAACTCGGTAGACTTTATTTATAGGGCACTTTACAATTTGGCCACTCCAGATTTCACATGCTTCTGACAACAACGCTTTACCCTCCCTTGTAGGAAATTTTTACCCAACTGTTTTTTGAAGCACTAGCTGCACTGCTTTGATTGGGTGCCACATGGGCGAGACATTGGTTCACCTTACACACCCGCATTCCTTGCAAATTATTAATGGCATGCACGAAAGTAGCAAAAATTATCTCAAGTCTCTCTAGATCTTTGTAATTAACACCTGCGCAGAGATGAACCTGGTATCAAATGTATATTATTAGTCCTTGTACCTGGTATTAGTAAATGAGTCACATATTAGCCAAGAAAAAAACTATTCAGAACACTGAACTCAGTTAACTCTGTTTAACCAACAGGACCCTTGTCACATGATGTAATAACCTACCGTGGGTGTAGCAGTGAAAGTGTCTGTATATATGGCAATTCGACTTATTCGACTTATCATGGCTCCTCTACAGAGAGTATTGTTACCTGCACCGATGCAAATCCTGGACTTTCTAGTGGGTGCTCTGGTCTTCAAAGTGTTCTTCTACTGGCTAATTGTCTTATGCTAGTAAAATTGGTTTTAGACCCAAGTGAATGAACTAGAAATATGTATTATTTCCCCCTTCGGCTTTACTGTATGAATTATTATAGGACCGAGCCCCATAGTTCTGCTGCATTCATACCGGAACTCTGTGACCATCTCCGACAGAAGAtacaagagcaaaaaaaaaaaaaatacaaatcgaTTCAATTGTTTcagtaaaatgtttaatttacattAATATCCATGATGAAAACTCactgtaaaattacattttttgcaaaccataaaaattaaaaaatatatattattccaaAATGATGAATTGTAATTAGCTGCTTGACGTTACTAAGAGTGCATTGAATGAATTCGGTATATCCAGTTACATACCCAAGTTGGACAaatacatttgggggggggggtttactaaaacttgaatttatcaaattttttattaaaacaaagtcgaccaaactcccatccactaatTTAACTAATTTGtcgaaaaacaactgaaaaaattcggtgtgggaaaagtctccacaaaattgtgcgacaattcgaattgcacaaatttttcaagtttgatGCCTGAAAAACCATCCGCTATTGActtcatgacctcaacaggttttagctggagtgttttcggatttggatttttagcagctttgggtataatcaatctctaaaaatgtgagtcttCCCCTTTTAAAACTTAACCACAAAAAAACGAGGTTTCGTAAATAGGCCATCGCAAAATTTATGCAAATTGGCCATAACAGCATCACTATAAATTAATGTCCAATAATAAGGGCAATAAAGATAAAGGGAAAgaaatatactcacagttcaccccaaaatgttgtgtttttctcCTTAAATAATGACCAAAGgtataattaaaaattcaaaccatttattgggacatacagatgaaggcctgatgcgtttcgtgcctgttggggcacttactcataggcctatcAGGTCTGACTGGCCTGTTTATGCAGTCCTTTCCTGATGGATCTATATAGGCCTCGATTATGATCTACTCATTTTGCCTTGGACTCAGCATGATACTTTAATCAGttaaaggaaaccctgtagaaaaaatcCCCGTACCCCTCACCCCACGTggacccccttcctcctccccccaggcttactgccccccccgggaaatgccccatactttatacttacccctcgttagCATTCTGGCAGCTTCACTGCAGCAgacttcatggcatccatcttccgggttcTTGGTTagctttcggcgcatgcgcagttgtcgacaACCgtcaaattgctccaactgcgcatgcgccaacataccgatctcccagtcagcttactgaggacccggaggatggatgccgtgaagtccgctgccagaatcgacgacgaggggtaagtataaagtatggggcatttccctgggggatCAGATTTCAAACTCTTTGATAAGTTTGGcctaggataaaaaaaaagaacctgaCTCCTCACCATTtacgatctaccaggcagctgttgtgttagggagctgctcaatctggttcccttcccattgttctgttgtttggctgctggggggggggaatggagacggtgatatcactccaacttgcagtaaagagtgactgaagtttatgagagcacaggtcagatgactgggggcagctgggaaactgacaatacgtctagctcaatgtcagatttcaaaattaaatattaaaatctgtttgagaaatggatttcagtgcagaattctgctggagcagcactattaacattttttcccatgacagtatccctttaaggaagagaGATACCCAGGATCTCTACTGGAAATTTAGTGGAAGTTGAGAGATTTCAACCACACGAAGATGAAGAGAAGAAATtcttctatctttttttttttttgtctttttctaacACTGCTATACTTACAGTACAGTAGAGTATACACTTTGTCTTGAGGATAGGGTTCCCTTAAATGAAACATGGGTAAATAAGTGTAAGCCAACTAATGTATATAATATTCTTTATCAAATAAGGAACAATGTAGACTTCATCTTTGTTGCTGTACTCAGTGAATTGGTCCTCCTGAAACTGTGACTGATCAAAAGGTGGTTCTTCAtaaaggaattaaaataaaataactgtagcttcaaaatgttatacaggtatgggacctgttatccagaatgctcgggaccaatggttttccggataacggatctttccgtaatttgggtcttcatgccttaagtctactagaaattcatttaaacattaaataaacccaacaggctggttttgcttccaataaggattaattatatcttagttgggatcaagtacaagctactgttttattattacagagaaaaaggaaatcatttttaataaatttggattatttggataaaatggagtctatgggagacagctattctgtaattcggagctttctggatatcgggtttccggataagggatcctatacctgtacccacTTTAAGAAGATGAAGAAAGATGCAATTTATACCATTGGTTTTTGTTATCCTTTTTTAATGtaacatgtttaaagggatactgtcatgggaaaaaaaaaaatttcaaaatgaatcagttaatagtgctgctccagcagaattctgcactgaaatccatttctcaaaagagcaaaaaaaaaatttttatattcaattttaaaatctgacatggggctagacattttgtcaatttcccagctgcccctggtcatgtgacttgtgcctgcactttaggagagaaatgctttttggcaggctgctgtttttccttctcaatgtaactgaatgtgtctcagtgggacatgggtttttactattgagtgttgttcttagatctaccaggcagttgttatcttgtgttagggagctgctatctggttaccttcccattgttctgttgttaggctgctggggggaaaagggaggggtgatatcactccaacttgcagtacagcagtaaagagtgattgaagtttatcagagcacaagtcacatgacttggggcagctgggaaattgacaatatgtctagccccatgtcagatttcaaaattgaatataaaaaaatctgtttgctcttttgagaaatggatttcagtgcagaattctgctggatcagcactctaaactgattcatttagaaacatttttttaaccacgacagtatccctttaacgtcaAAATGGTGAATAATGGAGGGTACCATTTATGAAAACAGACTGACAACTGGAGTTATTTGCCCCCCCCACCATCCTCTTcaaaaaggaattaaaataaCTGTAGCTGCAAAATATTATACCCACTTCGAGAAGATGACTAAAGATGCaatttatatctagtgatggacgaatttctctcATTTCGATTCGCCGTAAAAGTGGATATGCGTCCGAAAAGTtacttgcgtcaattttgacaccagcgttaaagtcaatgggcatctgaatagtgttgacaatGCCAGCGCCAActaattttcgtggcagtttcgcgaatttattcgccggtggcgaaacgagGAAATTCCCGCCAGGCTAatatattcactcatcactatttgtatcattatttttttctacattttttttaagtaacatttttaaggtttacggcaaaatgctgaattttacAGTCATAGTGGAAGGTACCACATATGAAAACAGTTCAGTTTTATCAGTCCCCCTACCATCAACGTATTGTTGTTCATACAAAAATAGGGATTAAGGAAATGAATGGCCTAGATTAGTTGCTTTTAAAATTGTCTAATGGAATTATTACAGCTAAATGTAGAATTATTTCCTTCCTGCTTTGTTTCTCCATAGCTTATATGAAGGTTTTACTAGTTCAGCTCAAAGCTTTAACCTTGCCTAAACGTCACTTGTTGACACTGGGAAACCCTGGAGTTACCTCTATCTTGGACCtggcagtagctccaaggttcccacagcaggttgtGTCAATAGTGTTTTGATGCAACTCCAACTCTCTTGCACCCAATTTGTGGCAGGACACAAACTCAACTGAGTCAATTGGAAGAAAATCTATAAAACTTTGCCTGCACAGGTATGTCTCTTTTTTAAGCAGGTCATCTGTATCTTGTGTgatatggtaaaaggaaaatgcatgttagTTCAGGGGTTAAGGGCTCTGGATGAAGGATATTGCAGTTaagaaactgcattgttattcttctttagggtatccagggctggaatggagggaaggatctGGGTGGGCCTTCCATTCCACTCCAGACTGACCTGGGCGTGGTGTTAGCCACCTACCCATAAATGAATCAGGTGTCTAATTTGAGAGTGTTTGAGGAGCCTGCTGTGAACTCAAGCTGAGAgtgacacagaggggcaaattcactaagaatcgtagttgcgccaggcgtaacttcgccgcacttcgccaggcgtagtttcgccagcgctccgcaaattcactaaaatccgaagttgggctcaggggtagcgtaaggttgcgaagttgcgctagcgttgattcactaagcgaagcgaagttacgctagcgatggttaatttgcatacggcaccaaattcaaatttcaatggaggaatacgtagaatcactacaaatgcctgggaaaccttcaaaacatcaaataaaatttttattttgccctacacatgtgcccactgtctagttaagttgccatgagttaggaaatgtaggggggaaggaggggagccccaaaaaattttttgaactttttcagcctatcacccataatatagaaaaaacgccagcgttttttgggacttagaaaaaattttaactttttttgaagaaatccctatctactctattgcgcttcgcctggtctgaggtggcgaaggaagtctaccGTAAAAGGTATCGctcagaacaatgcgcgtgttagtaaatttgcgtagttacggcCGTTgctcaaattcgccaggcgtaagggtgcgaagttacactagcgaagttacgccagggtccgttagtgaatttgcaaagtaacgaaaatggccaacactagcgaattgacgctagcgttaggcgcttcggcgcatagtgaatttgccccagagataCCACTACAGATTTgcctgtt encodes:
- the LOC121395671 gene encoding phospholipase A2 inhibitor and Ly6/PLAUR domain-containing protein-like, whose protein sequence is MRCSVGLLCVLAALLPEAHALLCTVCNADEQTSCEGQSIRCVAGGVCSSLFKEVTRLDGKKCYQIFRYCGDPKVCGINTYFSFVIYRGRQTITCCDTDNCTPPQPTWPDSQKNGLTCPTCEYNGFDCISNENIECVGEEIKCIKQSTIFIGPLSHDVITYRGCSSESVCIYGNSTYSTYHGSSTESIVTCTDANPGLSSGCSGLQSVLLLANCLMLVKLVLDPSE